In the genome of Acidimicrobiia bacterium, one region contains:
- a CDS encoding DUF2079 domain-containing protein, translating into MEDQPWRDRLPSAIRRIGPWRLALALVIVWWVWNFTHTMLRTHHGLGTGNYDLGLHEQGVWLLSRLEAPFVTLMGRNLFGDHASFVLLLLAPVFRLFPATGTLFFVHVLALAAGSIPVWLLARRLLQSEAAATVLAVGYLAGPAPGGISLEHFHPDAFLPFLVGMAIWFAHESRWAPYWVFVALALLVKEDVALVMIPVGVWVAWRRNRRVGLATVGASVAASAAGILVIYALTGVAFPNSWRLPFGGFAGLLAATLTRPWEVVAHAFEGRRLDYLWQLTASFGGIFLRAPEIALTSSLVLASNLLSTFPYQHDIEFHYTAAALPGLAMGTVYAVGRFRAAIRPFVLGFVLSAAMVSGYLWGDFAFSRAPELNWYPDHPNAVAARELIPLVPGDSSVAAHWSITPHLARRREVYMFPTPFSALLYGPPGMASQRALEGMRLPQADTVEYVFISIEMDEEQAAVWAQERDAFELVAGSGPWELWRRR; encoded by the coding sequence GTGGAAGACCAGCCCTGGAGGGATCGGTTGCCGTCGGCGATCCGCCGCATCGGACCTTGGCGGCTGGCCCTGGCGCTCGTCATCGTCTGGTGGGTGTGGAACTTCACCCACACGATGCTTCGTACCCATCACGGGTTGGGCACCGGCAACTACGACCTCGGCCTCCACGAGCAGGGGGTATGGCTGCTGTCGCGGTTGGAGGCGCCGTTCGTGACCCTGATGGGCCGCAACCTGTTCGGCGATCACGCATCCTTCGTGCTGCTCCTGCTGGCGCCGGTCTTCCGGCTGTTCCCGGCGACCGGGACCCTGTTCTTCGTGCACGTCCTGGCACTCGCTGCAGGCTCCATCCCGGTGTGGCTCCTCGCCAGGCGCCTGCTGCAGAGCGAGGCGGCGGCGACGGTCCTCGCCGTCGGCTACCTCGCAGGCCCGGCCCCCGGGGGAATCTCCCTGGAGCACTTCCATCCCGACGCCTTCCTTCCCTTCCTGGTGGGGATGGCGATCTGGTTCGCCCACGAATCGCGCTGGGCTCCCTACTGGGTGTTCGTCGCCCTGGCGCTGCTCGTGAAAGAGGATGTGGCCCTGGTCATGATCCCGGTGGGCGTCTGGGTGGCCTGGCGCCGAAACCGGCGGGTGGGCCTGGCCACGGTGGGGGCGTCGGTGGCGGCGTCCGCCGCCGGGATCCTGGTGATCTACGCCCTCACCGGAGTCGCCTTCCCCAACTCGTGGAGGTTGCCCTTCGGCGGCTTCGCCGGCCTGCTCGCCGCCACCCTCACCCGACCGTGGGAGGTCGTCGCCCATGCCTTCGAGGGCAGGCGTCTCGACTACCTGTGGCAGCTCACCGCATCGTTCGGCGGGATCTTCCTCAGGGCACCCGAGATCGCCCTCACCTCATCGCTGGTGCTGGCGAGCAACCTGTTGAGCACCTTCCCCTACCAGCACGACATCGAGTTCCACTACACGGCGGCGGCGCTTCCCGGTCTCGCCATGGGAACGGTGTACGCCGTGGGACGCTTCCGGGCGGCGATCAGGCCTTTCGTGCTGGGATTCGTGCTCTCTGCGGCGATGGTCTCGGGATACCTCTGGGGCGACTTCGCCTTCTCGCGGGCTCCGGAACTGAACTGGTATCCCGATCACCCGAACGCCGTGGCCGCCAGGGAACTGATCCCCCTGGTTCCCGGGGACTCCTCGGTGGCGGCACATTGGTCGATCACCCCACACCTGGCTCGCAGGCGGGAGGTCTACATGTTCCCGACGCCGTTCTCCGCCCTGCTCTACGGTCCGCCGGGGATGGCATCACAGCGGGCGCTCGAGGGGATGAGGCTGCCCCAGGCCGACACCGTGGAGTACGTGTTCATCTCGATCGAGATGGACGAGGAACAGGCGGCGGTGTGGGCGCAAGAGCGGGACGCCTTCGAACTGGTGGCCGGCAGTGGACCGTGGGAGCTGTGGCGGCGGCGTTGA
- a CDS encoding hemolysin III family protein: MEPHERARLGKMTHPVRGFLHGGAALAFLVGGVLLTVLSPGTAAHRLSLLAFGLSLVALFTTSSLYHSIPWGEKWKKRMQKLDHTMIHVLVAGTFTPLAVIVLDGWLRPATLLIQWGIVAIGAALKARTKVGRHWVSVALSTTQGWLAIFILWPLGQRLPATALILIGAGGVMYTVGMVFLVTQRPRLWPRVFSYHEAFHVLVVAAAATHFVAIAAFVAGYRT; the protein is encoded by the coding sequence ATGGAGCCGCACGAGAGGGCCCGCCTCGGCAAGATGACCCACCCGGTACGCGGTTTCCTCCACGGTGGAGCCGCCCTGGCCTTCCTGGTCGGCGGAGTGCTGCTCACGGTGCTCAGCCCGGGAACCGCAGCCCACCGGCTCTCGCTGCTGGCCTTCGGCCTCAGCCTGGTGGCGCTGTTCACCACCTCGTCGCTGTACCACTCGATCCCCTGGGGTGAGAAGTGGAAGAAGCGAATGCAAAAGCTGGACCACACGATGATCCATGTGCTGGTGGCGGGAACATTCACACCGCTGGCGGTGATCGTCCTCGACGGCTGGCTGCGGCCGGCGACCCTGCTGATCCAGTGGGGCATCGTCGCCATCGGTGCCGCCCTCAAGGCCCGCACCAAGGTGGGGCGTCATTGGGTGTCGGTGGCCCTATCCACCACCCAGGGTTGGCTGGCCATCTTCATCCTCTGGCCACTGGGCCAACGGCTGCCGGCTACGGCTCTGATCCTCATCGGGGCGGGCGGGGTCATGTACACGGTGGGGATGGTGTTCCTGGTGACGCAGCGGCCCCGCCTGTGGCCACGGGTCTTCTCCTACCACGAGGCGTTTCACGTGCTGGTGGTCGCCGCCGCAGCCACCCATTTCGTCGCCATCGCCGCCTTCGTGGCCGGCTACCGCACCTGA
- the moaA gene encoding GTP 3',8-cyclase MoaA encodes MTGPIDTLGRPLRDLRISVTDRCNFRCTYCMPKEVFGRDHPFLGRDLLLSFEEIARLVRAAARLGVTKVRLTGGEPLLRRGLPDLVAMLAEVQGIDDLTLTTNGALLGREAGALAAAGLRRVTVSLDSLDDGVFMAMNDVGFPVKRVLDGIDAAASAGLGPIKVNVVVKRGVNDAGVLEMARHFRGTGHIVRFIEYMDVGHTNGWRLDDVVTAAEILRIIGEVFPIEPIPPAYPGEVASRFRYRDGAGELGVIASVSRPFCGGCTRARLSAEGLLFTCLFAGEGTDLRTPLRSGADEAEMAAAIAAVWTSRSDRYSEIRSAATSGWEKVEMSYIGG; translated from the coding sequence ATGACCGGCCCGATCGACACCCTGGGACGACCACTGCGCGATCTTCGGATCTCGGTGACCGACCGCTGCAACTTCCGCTGCACCTACTGCATGCCCAAGGAGGTGTTCGGACGCGACCACCCCTTCCTGGGGCGTGACCTGCTGCTTTCGTTCGAGGAGATCGCCCGCCTGGTACGGGCGGCGGCGCGCCTCGGGGTCACCAAGGTCCGGCTCACCGGGGGCGAGCCCCTGCTTCGCCGGGGGCTTCCCGACCTGGTGGCCATGCTGGCCGAGGTGCAGGGGATCGACGACCTCACCCTCACCACCAACGGTGCTCTCCTCGGGCGGGAGGCGGGCGCTCTCGCCGCCGCCGGCCTGCGCCGGGTGACAGTCAGCCTGGATTCCCTCGACGACGGAGTGTTCATGGCGATGAACGACGTCGGATTCCCGGTGAAGCGGGTCCTCGACGGGATCGACGCCGCCGCCTCCGCCGGGCTGGGGCCGATCAAGGTGAACGTAGTTGTGAAACGCGGGGTCAACGACGCCGGGGTGCTGGAGATGGCACGCCACTTCCGCGGAACCGGCCACATCGTCCGCTTCATCGAGTACATGGACGTCGGCCACACCAACGGCTGGCGACTCGACGACGTGGTCACCGCCGCCGAGATCCTGCGCATCATCGGCGAGGTGTTCCCGATCGAACCGATTCCTCCTGCCTACCCCGGGGAGGTGGCCAGCCGCTTCAGGTACCGGGACGGAGCCGGCGAGTTGGGGGTGATCGCCTCGGTGTCGCGTCCGTTCTGCGGAGGATGCACCAGGGCGCGGCTCTCCGCCGAGGGCCTCCTATTCACCTGCCTCTTCGCCGGCGAGGGAACCGACCTGCGCACCCCGCTTCGCTCGGGTGCCGACGAAGCCGAGATGGCTGCGGCGATCGCCGCCGTCTGGACCTCTCGCTCCGATCGGTACTCGGAGATCCGCTCGGCGGCGACCAGCGGCTGGGAGAAGGTCGAGATGTCCTACATCGGCGGTTGA
- a CDS encoding lamin tail domain-containing protein — protein MRSTAVFVLVAACSAGAAPTASTVPRAADQVASLVRVEDGDSLLVEIDGIEERVRLIGIDAPERGECHADRSAQNLQAAIASSIGLVGPERDRFGRILSFATSGDTDLNLSAIQSGSAIATLGHPRAAEFLAAESEAAERRLGMWAEDACGATIPLPDVRVWSVEADPPGRDEDSPNAEFAAVTNGGPPIDLTGWVLRDGTSSHRFRFPSGFVLESGATVLVRSGCGTPTPTDLYWCSEEPVWGNQGDIALLLDERGTVVSHLRYTEAS, from the coding sequence ATGAGGTCGACCGCCGTCTTCGTCCTGGTGGCGGCGTGTTCCGCCGGTGCCGCCCCGACCGCCTCCACCGTTCCCCGTGCCGCCGATCAGGTGGCTTCCCTGGTGCGCGTGGAAGACGGCGACTCCCTGCTGGTCGAGATCGACGGGATCGAAGAGCGGGTTCGCCTGATCGGAATCGACGCCCCGGAACGAGGCGAGTGTCATGCCGACCGCTCGGCACAGAATCTTCAGGCAGCGATCGCCAGCTCCATCGGTCTGGTCGGACCCGAAAGAGACAGGTTCGGACGGATCCTGTCGTTCGCCACCTCGGGCGACACCGACCTCAACCTGTCGGCGATCCAGAGCGGCTCGGCCATCGCCACCCTCGGTCATCCCCGAGCCGCCGAGTTCCTTGCGGCCGAGTCCGAGGCGGCGGAGCGCCGGCTGGGCATGTGGGCCGAAGACGCCTGTGGGGCGACCATCCCCCTTCCCGATGTGCGGGTGTGGAGCGTCGAGGCAGACCCGCCGGGTCGCGACGAGGACAGCCCCAATGCAGAGTTCGCCGCCGTCACCAACGGCGGGCCGCCGATCGACCTCACCGGATGGGTGCTGCGCGACGGAACCTCCAGCCACCGCTTCCGGTTTCCGAGCGGGTTCGTCCTGGAGTCGGGTGCCACGGTGTTGGTCCGATCCGGCTGTGGGACCCCGACGCCCACCGACCTCTACTGGTGCTCCGAGGAGCCGGTGTGGGGCAATCAGGGCGACATCGCCCTGCTCCTCGACGAGCGCGGCACCGTGGTCTCCCATCTGCGGTACACAGAGGCCTCATGA
- a CDS encoding alpha/beta hydrolase gives MPQVRVNGNMLYYREIGEGPAALFVHGFPLDHGVWLDQMRGLAHVRRCIAPDLRGFGRSDPVVDQTLTMEMLADDLIQVVEALRIGPVDLVALSMGGYVALALLELRPDLVRSVALVATRAGADGVEARAGRDAMAARILDGGRASLADELMQVLLGRDPTRLAQARLRSMVESTRYETLLGAIEGMKERRDRRTVLGRITVPAAVIAGDEDRLISLDEIRELAAGIPGARLVIVPGSGHLVPIEHPEPVSQALLELFQGRKVVWPR, from the coding sequence ATGCCTCAGGTGCGGGTCAACGGGAACATGCTGTACTACCGCGAGATCGGAGAGGGTCCGGCGGCGTTGTTCGTGCACGGCTTTCCTCTCGATCACGGGGTGTGGCTCGACCAGATGCGCGGCCTCGCCCACGTCCGGCGCTGCATCGCCCCGGACCTCAGGGGATTCGGGCGATCCGATCCGGTGGTCGACCAGACGCTCACGATGGAGATGCTCGCCGACGACCTGATCCAGGTCGTCGAGGCGCTGCGGATCGGACCGGTCGACCTGGTCGCCCTCTCGATGGGCGGTTACGTGGCCCTGGCACTGTTGGAGTTGCGTCCCGACCTGGTCCGCTCGGTGGCCTTGGTGGCCACCCGGGCTGGTGCCGACGGCGTGGAGGCGCGGGCGGGGCGCGACGCAATGGCCGCCCGGATCCTCGACGGCGGGCGTGCCTCGCTCGCCGACGAGCTGATGCAGGTCCTCCTCGGCCGCGATCCGACGCGACTTGCCCAGGCCCGGCTGCGGTCGATGGTGGAGTCGACCCGGTACGAGACCCTGCTCGGAGCCATCGAGGGGATGAAGGAGCGCCGTGACCGCCGCACCGTCCTCGGCAGGATCACCGTGCCCGCCGCCGTCATCGCGGGCGATGAGGACCGCCTGATCTCGCTCGACGAGATCAGGGAGCTTGCCGCAGGCATTCCCGGCGCCAGATTGGTGATCGTGCCCGGGAGCGGGCATCTGGTGCCGATCGAACACCCGGAGCCGGTCAGCCAGGCCCTCCTGGAGCTGTTTCAGGGCCGCAAGGTGGTCTGGCCCCGCTGA
- a CDS encoding MFS transporter, with protein sequence MPSQPKNDRRTIRGWALYDWANSAYTTTTVAVLFPALLVDEIVPAEGYRLFGFVVDGEQLGSLLIGFGAVLVFLVSPVLGAIADFSASKKRFMRAFAVFGAVFATSMYFIGTGDVVLAIILFLLAQTGFVGSIVFYDGFLPDITTPDTIDRVSSKGFAFGYMGGGLNFLLVLIMLMFHEDLGLAEIDAARIGMGFAGLWWLGFGLFAISHLGETGVAQPLPVDLAARPRPLAYLTVGVRRTIATTKRLGEFKQILRFVIAFILYNDGVQTVIAIAPFYAKETLDLETETLALGILMVQAIAVAGALAFGRLAGRYGTKPAILLSISLWSAVLAWGFFIPAGQPAPFFVLAGLIGLVLGGTQALSRSLYGSMIPEAASAEFYGFFAVFEKFSAIIGPFIFFAVNRITGSSRGAILSLVVFFVVGGLLLSRVDVEEARASRLRWGFEADSAG encoded by the coding sequence ATGCCGTCCCAACCGAAGAACGACCGGCGCACGATCCGCGGTTGGGCGCTGTACGACTGGGCGAACTCGGCGTACACCACCACCACGGTGGCCGTTCTCTTCCCAGCCCTCCTCGTCGACGAGATCGTCCCCGCAGAGGGCTACCGCCTCTTCGGGTTCGTCGTCGACGGAGAACAGCTGGGCAGCCTGCTGATCGGCTTCGGAGCGGTCCTGGTGTTCCTGGTCAGCCCTGTGCTCGGGGCGATCGCCGACTTCTCCGCCTCCAAGAAGAGGTTCATGCGGGCCTTCGCCGTCTTCGGCGCCGTGTTCGCCACCTCCATGTACTTCATCGGAACCGGTGACGTGGTGCTGGCGATCATCCTCTTCCTGCTCGCCCAGACCGGATTCGTCGGATCCATCGTCTTCTATGACGGGTTCCTCCCCGACATCACCACTCCCGACACCATCGACCGGGTCTCGTCGAAGGGCTTCGCCTTCGGGTACATGGGGGGCGGTCTCAACTTCTTGCTCGTCCTCATCATGCTCATGTTCCACGAGGACCTGGGTCTGGCCGAGATCGACGCCGCCAGGATCGGAATGGGCTTCGCCGGGCTCTGGTGGCTCGGCTTCGGCCTGTTCGCCATCTCCCATCTCGGCGAGACCGGCGTGGCACAGCCATTGCCGGTCGACCTCGCCGCCAGGCCGCGTCCACTGGCCTACCTCACCGTAGGGGTGAGGCGAACCATCGCCACCACGAAGCGCCTCGGCGAGTTCAAGCAGATCCTGCGGTTCGTGATCGCCTTCATCCTCTACAACGACGGCGTGCAGACTGTGATCGCCATCGCCCCCTTCTACGCCAAGGAGACCCTCGACCTGGAGACCGAGACCCTGGCCCTGGGAATACTGATGGTCCAGGCGATAGCGGTCGCCGGCGCCCTGGCCTTCGGCAGGCTTGCCGGCCGGTACGGCACCAAGCCGGCGATCCTGCTCTCCATATCGCTGTGGAGCGCAGTGCTCGCCTGGGGCTTCTTCATCCCTGCCGGGCAGCCGGCCCCGTTCTTCGTCCTCGCCGGGCTGATCGGGCTGGTGCTGGGAGGCACCCAGGCGCTGAGCCGCTCGCTGTACGGCTCCATGATCCCGGAGGCGGCGTCCGCCGAGTTCTACGGCTTCTTCGCCGTCTTCGAGAAGTTCTCGGCGATCATCGGCCCGTTCATCTTCTTCGCCGTGAATCGCATCACCGGCTCGTCACGAGGGGCCATCCTGTCCCTGGTCGTGTTCTTCGTGGTCGGCGGCCTCCTGCTGAGTCGGGTCGACGTCGAAGAGGCGCGAGCCAGCCGGCTGCGCTGGGGATTCGAGGCCGACTCGGCCGGCTGA
- a CDS encoding CaiB/BaiF CoA-transferase family protein — MTGPLAGTLVVEVAAIGPAPFASMVLADLGAGVIRLERPDAVGDPRTDPLLRSRAAVIGLDLKAPGGVERALSLIDHADVLIEGFRPGVAERLGIGPEDCLSRNRRLIYGRMTGWGQTGPRSGEAGHDIDYVAVAGALHPIGPSAEPPPPPLNLVGDFGGGGMLLVVGVLAALLERGRSGRGQVVDAAMVDGAALLTTMIHGMAATGLWSDERQDNLLDGAAPFYRCYRTSDGRFMAVGALEPRFYAELLDGLGLAEAGLPAQYDRSGWPVLAQRFAEVFSGRTRSEWTAVFEGGDACVAPVLALSEAPVDPHMVQRNAFVSVEGVLQPAPAPRFSRTPAAGPAAPVSGAAAVGALRAIGLTDDEVAVVMGEKSPGPSTGRFPE, encoded by the coding sequence GTGACCGGGCCCCTCGCCGGGACCCTCGTGGTCGAGGTCGCCGCCATCGGTCCGGCCCCGTTCGCCTCCATGGTCCTCGCCGACCTGGGCGCCGGCGTGATCCGTCTCGAGAGGCCCGACGCGGTGGGCGACCCCCGGACCGACCCTCTCCTGCGAAGCCGGGCGGCGGTGATAGGGCTCGACCTGAAGGCGCCCGGCGGGGTCGAGCGCGCCCTGAGCCTCATCGACCACGCCGACGTGCTCATCGAAGGGTTCCGCCCCGGAGTCGCCGAGCGGCTCGGCATCGGCCCCGAAGACTGCTTGTCGCGCAACCGGCGGCTGATCTACGGGAGGATGACCGGCTGGGGTCAGACCGGGCCTCGATCCGGAGAGGCGGGCCATGACATCGACTACGTCGCCGTCGCCGGGGCCCTCCACCCGATCGGACCCTCCGCCGAGCCTCCTCCACCGCCCCTCAATCTGGTCGGTGACTTCGGCGGGGGTGGAATGCTGCTGGTGGTGGGGGTACTCGCCGCCCTCTTGGAACGGGGGCGATCGGGTCGAGGCCAGGTCGTCGACGCCGCCATGGTGGACGGGGCCGCTCTTCTCACCACGATGATCCACGGGATGGCCGCCACGGGGCTGTGGTCGGATGAGCGTCAGGACAACCTCCTCGACGGTGCCGCTCCCTTCTACCGCTGCTACCGGACCTCGGATGGGCGGTTCATGGCGGTGGGGGCACTCGAGCCCAGGTTCTACGCCGAACTGCTCGATGGCCTCGGCCTGGCGGAGGCGGGCCTTCCCGCCCAGTACGACCGTTCGGGGTGGCCGGTTCTCGCCCAACGGTTCGCCGAGGTGTTCTCCGGCAGGACTCGATCCGAGTGGACCGCCGTCTTCGAGGGAGGCGACGCCTGTGTCGCACCAGTCCTCGCCCTCTCGGAGGCGCCGGTCGATCCCCACATGGTGCAGCGCAACGCCTTCGTCTCGGTGGAGGGCGTGTTGCAGCCTGCCCCCGCTCCGCGCTTCTCCAGGACGCCCGCAGCTGGTCCGGCGGCGCCCGTCTCCGGTGCCGCCGCCGTCGGGGCCCTGCGGGCGATCGGTCTCACCGATGACGAGGTGGCCGTGGTGATGGGCGAGAAGAGTCCGGGCCCCTCGACGGGTAGATTCCCCGAATGA